The Pseudomonadota bacterium nucleotide sequence AGGAGCTTCATGAAGAGGAAGCCGAGCAGGAGCCCGACGACCGGCGACGTGACGAGCGGCACGACGACCTTCTCGAGCACCCCGTGCCACTTCACGATGCCGAGGCTCGCGGTGAACGCGATCGACGAGCCGAGCAGCCCCCCGATGAGCGCGTGCGAGGAGCTCGACGGGATGCCGAAGTACCAGGTGATCAGGTTCCACGCGATCGCCGCGACGAGGGTGGCGATCACGACGTACTCGGGCACCATCGCCGCGTCGATGAGGCCGCTCGAGATCGTCTTGGCCACGCTGTGGCTCATGAGCGCGCCCAGGAAGTTCAGCCCCGCCGCCATCAGGATCGCCTGCCGCGGCGAGAGCACGCGGGTCGAGACCGACGTGGCGATCGAGTTCGCGGTGTCGTGGAACCCGTTGATGAAGTCGAACGCCAGCGCGAGGACGACGACCGTCGCGAGGATCGCGAGCGTGCCGGGATCAGGCATGCTTCACCACGACCCCGAGGATGATGTTCGCCACGTGCTCGCACGCGTCGAGGGCGCTCTCCAGGTTCTCGTACACGTCCCGCCACTTCAGCACCTCGAGCGGATCCTTCTCCTGCGTGAACAGGGCGTGCACGGCGCGCCTGTGCAGCTGGTCGCCCTCGTTCTCGAGCCTGTTGATCTCGATCACGAGCGGCTTGAGCTCCTTGCTCTTCTTGAAGTTCTTCATCTCCTTCGTCAGCGCGTGCAGCGCGGCCGTGGCCTCGACGATCAGCTTCACGAACGCCTTGGCGTCGTCTCGTACCGTCTGCACGTCGAACATGGAGAACAGGTGCGCGGTCGACTCGATGCAGTCCGTGATGTCGTCGAGCTCCTTGGAGATGACGAACAGGTCCTCGCGGTCGATGGGCGTGATGAACGACCTGTTGAGCCGGTCCATCATGGCATGGACCTGCAGGTCGCCCTCGTGCTCCTTCTCCTCGAGCGCCTTGATCGAGGCGTCGGGGTCGTCGAAGCGCAGCACGAGCTCCTGCAGGATCACGGCCGACTCGCTGGCGATCTCCGACGCGGACTCGAACACGTCGAAGAACCCCATTTCGCGTTTGGTCATGCGGAACATCGCGGGCACCTCCTTTTCCTGGGGTGATCCTGCGGCCCGAATGTTAGGGTATTGTTAGCCGTGCGCGATCAGTGGCGGGCGATCCGCCCGGTCGTCAGGTAGATCACGTCCTGGGCGATGTTCGTCGCGAGATCGGCGACGCGCTCGAGGCACCGCGAGAGGCCGATGTGGTTCGTGTAGACCGGGGTCAGCTCCGGGCGCCGCATGATCTCGCGCTCCACGGCGCGGTACATGTTCCTGTTGATCTCGTCGATCTCGTCGTCCGCGGCGCACACGCGCGTGGCGAGCTCGGCGTCCTGGGAGACGAGCGCGTCGAGGCTCTGCTTGAGCATGGCCTGCGCCTTGCGCGCCATGACCGGGAAGTCGAACACGAGCTCGGCCGCCGGCCGATCCTCGATCAGGAGGACGTGCTCTGCGAGCGACGCCGCGTGGTCCCCGATCCGCTCGAGGTCGTTGTTCACCTTGAGCACCGCGACGATGAACCGGAGATCGATCGCCACCGGCTGGTGCAACGCGAGCAGCTTCAGGCACTCCTCCTCCACGTCGACCTCCATGTGATCGATGGCGGTGTCCCCGTCGATCACCTCCCTCGCCGCCTCGACGTCGCGCGTCTCCACGGCCGCGATCGCCCGGGCGAGGCTGCGCTCCACCTGTCCGCCGAGCGCGAGCAGCTTCTCCTTGAGCTTGTCGATCTCCCGCGCGAGCAACGAGTCCCGCATCATGTCGCGCACCTCCTCTCAGCCGAACCGGCCGGTGATGTAGTCCTCGGTCTGCTTGTTCCTCGGGTTCGTGAACAGCCGCCGCGTCGTGTCGGTCTCGACGATCCGCCCCTTGTAGAAGAACGCCGTGTAGTCGGAGATGCGCGCCGCCTGCTGCATGTTGTGCGTCACGATGACGACCGTGTAGCGGCCCTTGAACGACTCCACCAGCTCCTCGATGCGCGCCGTGGCCACGGGATCGATCGCGGAGGTCGGCTCGTCCATCAGGAGCACCTCGGGCTCGACCGCGATCGCCCGCGCGATGCACAGGCGCTGCTGCTGCCCGCCGGACAGCGCGACCCCGGGCTTGCCGAGGGCGTCCTTGACCTCCTCCCAGAGCGCGGCCCGCTTGAGGGCGTCCTCGACCCGGCCCTCGAGCTCGGACCTCGCCGGGCTGTAGTGGAGCCTCAGGCCGTACGCGACGTTCTCGAAGACGGTCATCGGGAACGGCGTGGGCTTCTGGAAGATCATCCCGACCCGCCGCCGCAGCTCGATGACGTCGACCTTGGGGTCGAGGACGTCGACCCCGTCGAGGAGCACGGCCCCGTTCGCGCGCTGGTCGCGGTACAGCTCGAAGATCCGATTGTACACGCGGATGTGCGTCGACTTGCCGCACCCAGAGGGGCCGATGATCGCGGTCACCTTGCCCTCGGCGATCGCGAGGTCGTTCTCGTAGAGCGCCTGCTGGCCGCCGTAGAAGAAGCTCAGGGACCGCGTGCGGATCTTCGCCTTCACGTCGACGAGGGCGATCGTGTCCTGGTCCCGCGCGGTGACGATCGGGGCGCGCACGGCGACGAGCGGCGCCGGAGCGGGGGTCATGATCTCGGCGAGTGCGACCGTCATCTCTTCTTCTCCTTGAAAACGAAGCGCGCGAGCAGCGTCGTGCCGAGCACCGCGGCCATGATGAGCAGCGAGGCGCCCCACGCGGCGCGCTGCCAGTCCTCGTAAGGGGACATCGCATAATTGAAGATCGTCACCGTCAGGTTGCCCATCGGCTCCATGAGCGACGAGGGCCAGTAGACGCTGTTGAGCGCGGTGAACAGGAGCGGCGCGGTCTCGCCGCTCACCCGGGCGATCGCGAGCAGCACGCCGGTGACGAGGCCGGCCTTGGCCGCCCGGAAAACGATGGCGAACGTCACGCGCCACCGTGGTGCTCCCAGCGCGAGCGCCGCCTCGCGCAGCGAGCTCGGGACGAGCGACAGCATGTCGTCCGCCGTGCGCGCCACCACCGGCAGCATGATGATCGCGAGCGCCACGGCGCCCGCGAAGCCGGAGAACCGACCGAACGGGAGCACGAGCAGCGTGTAGACGAAGAGGCCGACGATGATCGACGGGAGCCCCATCATCGCGTTCACGACGAACCGGACGGCCGCGGCGCGCTTCGTCCCGCGCGCCACCTCGGCGAGGTAGACGCCGGCCATGATGCCGAGCGGCACGCCGATCACGGTCGCGATCGCCGTGATGATCAGGGTCCCGAGGATCGCGTTCGCGAGCCCCCCGCCCTCGGCCCCGGGCGGCGCCGGCAGCGACGTGAAGAAGGCGGCGTCGAACGCGCCGAGGCCGCGCTTGCCCACCTCGAACAGGATCCAGCCGAGGAAGAAGATGCCGAGCAGCGCGGCGGCCGAGGACAGCACCTTGACGAAGAGGTCCTGGAGCTTGCGGAACGTGTTGGGGCGCCGCTTCACAGGCCGCCTCCCGCGCGCTTCACGGTCCGCCCGATCCAGATCTGGGCACCCACCTGGATGATCACGGTGATGAGGAACAGCACCAGGCCGAGCTCGACGAGCGCGGACAGGTACATCGGCTCCGACGCCTCGGTGAACTCGTTGGCGAGCGTGGAGGCGATGCTGTTGCCCGCGGCGTTGAGCGACACCGAGATGTCGTGGCTGTTGCCGATGACGAACGTGACCGCCATCGTCTCGCCCACCGCGCGGCCGAGGCCGAGGAAAACGGCGCCGATAAGGCCCGAGAAGCCGTAGCGCACCGTCACCTTGCGCGTCGTCTCCCACGTCGTCGACCCCATGCCGTACGACGCTTCCTTGACGACCGGCGGCACCATGGTGAACACGTCGCGCATCACCGCGGTGACGAACGGCAGCACCATGAGCGCGAGGATGATCCCGGCGGTGAGCATGCCGATCCCCATGGGCGGCCCCTCGAAGAGCGGCAGGAAGCCGAGCGCGCCCTTGAGCGCCGGCTGCACGTGCTCGGCCATGAACGGCGCGAACACGAACAGCCCCCACATGCCGTAGATGATGCTCGGCACCGCCGCGAGCAGCTCGATCGCCGCGCCGACCGGCCTCGCGAGCCACGGCGGCGCGAGCTCGACGAGGAAGAGCGCGATGACGAGGCTCAGGGGCACGGCGAGCACGAGCGCGATGACGGTCGAGACGAGCGTGCCGTAGACGCTGCTCAGGGCGCCGAACTGCTCGGTCACCGGGCTCCAGCGGTCGGTGACCAGGAACGAGAGCCCGAACTCGCGGATGGATGGCCACGAGCTGGCGACGAGCGAGACGCCGACGCCCAAGGCGATGAGGGCGACCCCGATCCCGGCCGCTGCCGCGACGCCGCGGTAGATCCTGTCGCCCCGCCGCGATGAGGAGGCTACTGCCATACGGGCGCGCCGGCCGGCGACGCGATCTGGGTGCGCCACATCCCGCGAACGAGCTCGGCGACCGCGTCGGGCATCGGGACGTACTGGAGCTCCTTGGCCATGGGCGCGCCGTGGACGAAGCACCAGTCGAAGAACTCGAGCATCTGCTTGGCGAGCGCCGGGTCCGCCTGCTCCTTGTGGACCAGGATGAAGGAGGCGCCGGTGATGGGCCAGCTGCCCGCGCCCGGCTGTTCGGTGAGCACCATGTAGAAGCCCGGTGCGCTCTTCCAGCCCGCGCTCTCGGCCGCGGCCTGGAACGACTCGATCGTCGGCGCGACGAAGTGCCCGTCCTTGTTCTTGAGCTGGACGTGGGCCATGGCGTTCTGCAGCGCGTAGGCGAACTCGACGTAGCCGATGGAGCCGTTCACGCGTTGGACGTACGCGGCGACGCCCTCGTTGCCCTTGCCGCCGATGCCGATCGGCCACTCCACCGCCTTGCCGGTGCCGACCTTCTCGTGCCACTCGGGCGACACCTTGTCGAGGTAGTTGGTGAAGATCCACGTCGTGCCCGACCCGTCCGCCCGGTGCACCACCGAGATCTCGGTGTCCGGGAGCTTCACGTCCGGGTTGAGCTCCTGGATCTTCTTGTCGTTCCACTTCTGGATCTTGCCGAGGAACACGTCCGCCAGGGCTGCCGGGTCGAGCTTGAGCTGGCCCGCGGCAACGCCGTCGATGCTGACGACCGGCACCACCCCGCCCATCACGAGCGGGAACTGCACGAGACCCGCCTCGTCGAGCTCGTCCGCGGTGAGCGGCGCGTCCGAGGCGCCGAAGTCCA carries:
- the pstB gene encoding phosphate ABC transporter ATP-binding protein PstB, encoding MTVALAEIMTPAPAPLVAVRAPIVTARDQDTIALVDVKAKIRTRSLSFFYGGQQALYENDLAIAEGKVTAIIGPSGCGKSTHIRVYNRIFELYRDQRANGAVLLDGVDVLDPKVDVIELRRRVGMIFQKPTPFPMTVFENVAYGLRLHYSPARSELEGRVEDALKRAALWEEVKDALGKPGVALSGGQQQRLCIARAIAVEPEVLLMDEPTSAIDPVATARIEELVESFKGRYTVVIVTHNMQQAARISDYTAFFYKGRIVETDTTRRLFTNPRNKQTEDYITGRFG
- the pstA gene encoding phosphate ABC transporter permease PstA, whose amino-acid sequence is MKRRPNTFRKLQDLFVKVLSSAAALLGIFFLGWILFEVGKRGLGAFDAAFFTSLPAPPGAEGGGLANAILGTLIITAIATVIGVPLGIMAGVYLAEVARGTKRAAAVRFVVNAMMGLPSIIVGLFVYTLLVLPFGRFSGFAGAVALAIIMLPVVARTADDMLSLVPSSLREAALALGAPRWRVTFAIVFRAAKAGLVTGVLLAIARVSGETAPLLFTALNSVYWPSSLMEPMGNLTVTIFNYAMSPYEDWQRAAWGASLLIMAAVLGTTLLARFVFKEKKR
- the pstC gene encoding phosphate ABC transporter permease subunit PstC → MAVASSSRRGDRIYRGVAAAAGIGVALIALGVGVSLVASSWPSIREFGLSFLVTDRWSPVTEQFGALSSVYGTLVSTVIALVLAVPLSLVIALFLVELAPPWLARPVGAAIELLAAVPSIIYGMWGLFVFAPFMAEHVQPALKGALGFLPLFEGPPMGIGMLTAGIILALMVLPFVTAVMRDVFTMVPPVVKEASYGMGSTTWETTRKVTVRYGFSGLIGAVFLGLGRAVGETMAVTFVIGNSHDISVSLNAAGNSIASTLANEFTEASEPMYLSALVELGLVLFLITVIIQVGAQIWIGRTVKRAGGGL
- the phoU gene encoding phosphate signaling complex protein PhoU, with translation MMRDSLLAREIDKLKEKLLALGGQVERSLARAIAAVETRDVEAAREVIDGDTAIDHMEVDVEEECLKLLALHQPVAIDLRFIVAVLKVNNDLERIGDHAASLAEHVLLIEDRPAAELVFDFPVMARKAQAMLKQSLDALVSQDAELATRVCAADDEIDEINRNMYRAVEREIMRRPELTPVYTNHIGLSRCLERVADLATNIAQDVIYLTTGRIARH
- a CDS encoding DUF47 family protein; its protein translation is MTKREMGFFDVFESASEIASESAVILQELVLRFDDPDASIKALEEKEHEGDLQVHAMMDRLNRSFITPIDREDLFVISKELDDITDCIESTAHLFSMFDVQTVRDDAKAFVKLIVEATAALHALTKEMKNFKKSKELKPLVIEINRLENEGDQLHRRAVHALFTQEKDPLEVLKWRDVYENLESALDACEHVANIILGVVVKHA
- the pstS gene encoding phosphate ABC transporter substrate-binding protein PstS, whose protein sequence is MLNGAGATFPYPIYAKWADAYNKVTGLKLNYQSIGSGGGISQIKAKTVDFGASDAPLTADELDEAGLVQFPLVMGGVVPVVSIDGVAAGQLKLDPAALADVFLGKIQKWNDKKIQELNPDVKLPDTEISVVHRADGSGTTWIFTNYLDKVSPEWHEKVGTGKAVEWPIGIGGKGNEGVAAYVQRVNGSIGYVEFAYALQNAMAHVQLKNKDGHFVAPTIESFQAAAESAGWKSAPGFYMVLTEQPGAGSWPITGASFILVHKEQADPALAKQMLEFFDWCFVHGAPMAKELQYVPMPDAVAELVRGMWRTQIASPAGAPVWQ